AGTTTACTATGTATATGGAGGCTGAGAGTTTAGGTGGAAGTGTTTGTGGATCTGttgaagataataataattataatagccTTGAATCATCTAAGAATAAAGAAATGTACAAAGGGATGATCTTCTGAATCAAGCTGTGATTAGTTTGTTTCTGATTGTGACTGTGACCACCATCTTGTTGACCTTCGATCTGAATCAGAAGTGAAGGTTTGGACCTACATATGCAAGATCAACATCAGAGCTGATCAACTCTAGCTCATTTCCTGGTAGCGGCAAAGGATACGGTGATGTCTATCTATCGGCTATAAGCCCTGGCTGGGAAACAAGCTTGTGCATCCTCCTCAAGCTGTGAAGGAAGAAGATCGAGAAAGAACTTTACACTGCCTTCTTCAGTCCTCTATGGAAGTTTTACGGCTTACAGATTAATTCGTTTTAAAAGAGTATGTGTGGTTAGTTGCTATTCTGTTAGTGTTATAAATAAAACATGTTGAAACTAACATTTCATAAAATTTCTCTTAAGGGCTCTAAAGATGAAGATGCCATGACTCCAGTGAGGCGATCGAGCCGGATTAGGAATCAATACGCTTCGCGGTGACAGGTAGATGAAAATATTGGTCTAGAATTTATGTACAATTTGGACGTCCATATCTTCTTTATGCCTTTTTGGTTATTCGACTTCAGGGCATCAAAGTTAACCATGTAGTAATCTGCATATACTGTCGCATCAAGTGATTGTTATTATATATGACACCTTGTTATTTTATAGGGGATGAGAGGGTCTTCGGCAAAGATCTATGTGACGGTTTGGCAGAAACAACTGGAAATGAATGAGAAGCTGTTTGGGAAGAATTACAGGTTGAGGTGCTATGTTGCCTGATGTTTGTGAATCAACATGGCGACATCAGATACATCTAAAGAACATCTGATGGCAGGATTTGAGCTACGTTTCATCATTTGTGGAGTGGGAATGGGTGCCGAATTTTAGGCCAAAGCAACTCTAGAGCAAGAGAGGTGCATATATTGCAACATCCACAATAGCTTTGTAGCCTGTGTGATCGGTTGATGTTAGGGTTGAGTTGAAGCTAAGTCAGCTAGCTAGACTTTCCCCTGTGCCCTGCCAATGGCCGCCGACAGTGGGCCCACCCATGAGGCCCACATCTCGTGTCCAGTCGCGGGGAGGGTGACTCCCCGATTGGGAGCCCATATATTGCCTCACTTTATATCACTGAATTGACGTTCCGCTCCGTCTAATGGCATGCATGGGGACCACCACAACAGGAGCAGATCATGTGCTGCTTCTGGCTGTTTTGTGATTGGGTCAGTACGGCAGAGCGGAATCCTCCTCGCTTCGCTCTTATCCGTTAACAACCTTTCGCCATTCCTCtgtcttttatttttattgcGAGTGAGCTCACCGCCCATGGAGGTGACCTGACCTCGCAACTACCCCTCTTTCTTCGCCCGCCCGCTTCCCCCCCATGTCTTCCGCTCGTCGAAGAAAAGAACAAGGCAAAGATGGCAACTTTCCAGTTCGCCAGATCCAGCTTCTCGCCCACACTCCGCTTCCGGCTGTTGGCCCCGCTCCCTCGTCGGGTCTCCACCATCCCCCTCCGCTGCTGCCTCCGGAAGGACGGCGGCGAGCCAAATGGTTCGCGGACTACCGGAATTCTATTTCCAGAAATTTCATGTTCTAGGTGGCTTAATGTTTTCCCTTTTTCCTCTTTTGGGGGCGATGGAACAGGGGAGGAGCCGCCGGAGTCGTTGTTCATGAAGGAGCTGAAGCGGAGGGGCATGAACCCGACGTCTCTGTTGGAGGACAGCGATGGTGGGACGATCGGGTCGTTGGAGTCCGAGGAAGAGATCAGCAACCGTGCGGATAGAAGAAGGGGGCAGACGAAACGGAACGATGTGGCGTGGGCAGCCTTCGACAAGGCGACATCGAACCAGAGGGAACGGTCTATGTCGTTGAACAGCGAGGGCCTCGAGGTTAAGACTCATTTCCCACTCATCATATTCCCTATCATTAATTAGGTTTTTATCATTCGTCGATGGCTTGGTAGGAAAGAGAAATGTTTTTCACAGAATTTGTACTGACTTGTCAACAACGCAGCCTGGGCGATGTTCGTAGTGATCAGTACTCTGATCCTAAATGTTGCTAGGTTCTTGTCTCTGAATGCTGGCTTTCATAGGCCTTTTTTGCTATTTTCTTTTTGTCCCTACGCGACTGTGTCTGTGCAATATTATCTTTGTCATTTTTATTAATATCATTCTTACCCTTTTGAAAACAAAAAATAACTCACCCATCAAAATGAGGTTAATTACAGATTATCTCCTGTTCTTGGACTCTCATAGTATTATGGTCTctgtatttaaaaaatttatattgggatcctcataattatgaaagtgaaataataTCCCATCTTTCCTAACACCGTTGGCTGCACTATATTTCCTAACACCGTTGGCTGCACTGACGGAAGACACAACAAATAACATCATGTGCTGGATTGTCACAAAATTgatagacaaaaagataattttagtgGCGATGGTTGTCTATTGACATCGCTGTCGCTGCAGCCACTGTGGTGTCGGAGCCTGTTGACGAGGGCCCTGGACACTCATTTATTCACATCGGCCCTGAAGTGCCCCACCTTGCTAGCTTCGACTCTAACGCCTACTTTCGTGTCCACCACTCTGATGAGGGTGTCGCCATCGGCTCCACCATGTTCCAATCCATCTTTCGGTGCATCTGTGAGTGCCACCCTGCTCTCTACTGCATTGCTTATCCTTTAAAACAAGCTGGCCTGCTCCTCCGCCACCTCCTTTGAAGCTCCTCCTCCTTCGCCTCCATCTGTCTACAAGCCTGACACTCCGGTTCACTCTCCGGTCCCAAGGTAGATGTCGACAACTCTGTAGTGTTCATCATGATCAATAAAACGAACTAGAAGTTGATGACTCCTTCTGTAGTCTCGCAAAGAAGTCACCATGAAGCACAGGTTGCTAATGGAAAAGATAGTGAGCTTACTCCCCACCAAAAAAGAGCTCTGTTTCATGTAGTTTTCTGCTCAAGCTTCTTAAGGCCGCAACATACTCCACGCTTCGACATCATTGAAGATGGAATTGGCCAGGTGAATTGGACTGCAACTAGAGGAGGCATCTGTTGATGGTCTTCTGATTTCACTCAACTCAAATTCGAGTGGTATGCTGTAGGAGGTCGATATAGTGGTGGCCATGTTAGAGGAATTCCTGCTTTAACGATAGAGCCCAGCAGCAAGTCCACCCAAAGAGAAGCTTCGTTGTGAGAGGTCTCGGTCTACCGAGAATATGGACTTCGAGGTAGGTTGTCCTCTGCCTCCCATAGCTCCAAGCTGAGAGTGGCAAGCTAATCGATGGTTTCCTC
The DNA window shown above is from Musa acuminata AAA Group cultivar baxijiao chromosome BXJ2-4, Cavendish_Baxijiao_AAA, whole genome shotgun sequence and carries:
- the LOC135609469 gene encoding uncharacterized protein LOC135609469, with the protein product MATFQFARSSFSPTLRFRLLAPLPRRVSTIPLRCCLRKDGGEPNGEEPPESLFMKELKRRGMNPTSLLEDSDGGTIGSLESEEEISNRADRRRGQTKRNDVAWAAFDKATSNQRERSMSLNSEGLEGLIPRAKLLLTIGGTFFLGFWPLILITVGFILCLYICLGPSFLPDASKVPVSPPPYIDPYTLLEDERISQVASHVI